The Leishmania braziliensis MHOM/BR/75/M2904 complete genome, chromosome 15 genome has a window encoding:
- a CDS encoding putative 60S acidic ribosomal protein, producing the protein MATAQLACTYAALILSESGKADADSICAVAKAAGVEVSNGMAAAFANALATVNVKEVLGCITFGGAAAGGAAAPAAAAAGGAAPAAVEKKDEPEEEADDDMGFGLFD; encoded by the coding sequence ATGGCCACCGCGCAACTCGCCTGCACGTACGCCGCACTCATCCTCAGCGAGTCCGGTAAGGCCGATGCCGACTCCATCTGCGCCGTGGCCAAGGCCGCCGGTGTCGAGGTGAGCAACGGTATGGCGGCCGCCTTCGCCAACGCCCTCGCCACCGTCAACgtgaaggaggtgctgggcTGCATCACCTTCGGTGGTGCGGccgctggtggcgcagctgcccccgctgcagctgcagctggcggcgcgGCCCCGGCAGCGGTAGAGAAGAAGGACGAGCCCGAAGAAGAGGCTGACGATGACATGGGCTTTGGTCTGTTCGACTAG
- a CDS encoding cytoplasmic l-asparaginase i-like protein, which produces MSVASAMPLSFPRSVVGTRRILVLYLGGTIGMKKNAEGTLEPAAGYLTEEMRKMPELRESAEIAPFDIIEYDELLDSSDMGAANYCRIAADLQVHCDAYDGFLIAHGTDTMHYTASALSFLLCNLDKPVIVTGAMVPLAEPYNDARRNVVISMMLASNPKICEVCIFFNDSLLRGNRCDKVHHTYGAFRSLNYPPLGVVEATQFVLKEEYLLPQPMGAMKIMSDMRGRVGCYLIDPEADVDTLITLLEQKRPRSSLGTHTITAASSMDDGRDDTLQPLLDAVLLSLNGVGSVKGVVAQQLQRIAAVAHKCNIVVCAVDRDISGTLNPSEVQRLQAISPDIVYLNDMCIAAAEVKLMYLFGKGLSPAKVADAMTQNIRGEITPLFQAHARL; this is translated from the coding sequence atgTCGGTCGCTTCGGCAATGCCGTTGTCGTTCCCGCGTTCAGTCGTGGGCACACGTCGCATACTCGTCTTGTATCTAGGGGGCACTATTGGCATGAAGAAGAACGCCGAAGGCACGTTGGAGCCTGCCGCCGGCTACCTCACGGAGGAAATGCGCAAGATGCCAGAGCTGCGGGAGAGCGCCGAGATCGCGCCGTTCGACATCATTGAATACGACGAGCTACTGGACAGCAGTGACATGGGCGCCGCCAATTACTGCCGCATCGCCGCAGATCTTCAGGTGCACTGCGATGCGTACGATGGTTTCCTCATTGCGCACGGCACTGATACGATGCACTACACCGCGAgcgccctctcttttcttctctgcaaCCTTGACAAGCCGGTGATCGTGACAGGGGCAATGGTGCCCCTGGCGGAGCCGTACAACGATGCGCGCCGCAACGTGGTGATCAGCATGATGCTCGCCTCCAACCCGAAGATCTGTGAGGTGTGCATCTTTTTCAACGATAGCCTGCTGCGCGGAAACCGGTGCGACAAGGTGCACCACACATATGGGGCCTTCCGCTCCCTCAACTACCCCCCGCTGGGCGTTGTGGAGGCGACACAGTTCGTGTTGAAGGAGGAGTATCTCCTCCCACAACCGATGGGGGCCATGAAGATCATGTCGGACATGCGGGGACGCGTGGGCTGCTACCTGATCGACCCCGAGGCTGATGTAGACACCCTCATCACTTTACTGGAGCAGAAGCGGCCGAGGTCGTCTCTCGGCACCCACACCATCACGGCTGCGTCCTCGATGGACGACGGCCGCGACGACACGTTGCAGCCCCTGCTGGATGCTGTGCTGCTATCGCTCAACGGTGTCGGTAGCGTGAAGGGCGttgtggcgcagcagctgcagcgaatCGCCGCTGTTGCCCACAAGTGTAATATCGTTGTCTGCGCTGTGGATCGCGATATCAGTGGCACACTGAACCCGTCCGAGGTACAGCGTCTACAGGCCATCTCACCCGATATTGTGTACCTCAACGACATGTGCAttgccgctgcggaggtgaAGCTCATGTACCTCTTCGGCAAAGGGCTTAGCCCTGCGAAGGTAGCGGACGCCATGACACAAAATATTCGAGGCGAGATCACTCCGCTGTTTCAAGCGCATGCAAGGCTGTGA